ACGGACTCGCAGATCTTGCTGCTCGCGCAAACTACGTCATCGTCGATACCGCACCGATGGCTGACCGATCCGACGCCCTTGTGCTGGGACGCTGGGCCGACGGTGTCCTGCTGGTGGCGCGATCTGACCATACGAGGTACGCCGAACTGGGTGCTGTCATCGAACGTTTGTCGTGGGCCGAATTACGAGTCTGGGGCGTTGTACTCAATGACTCCCCGAGGCCACTGGCACGCAGCGCACGCAAACGCGGCGCACGATTGTCAGCGGCAAAGCTGCTCACACGCGAGTCCCGCCCGGTCAAAACAAACGTCTGACAGAAAACCGATCGGCATCGAGTTCGTCATCGGCAGGCGACGAAGACCGGCTCTCCCTTCGTCGGGGTGGTTGTCACGGTACCCACGCTCACTTCCGGGTTCGTAGGCGTGCCACCGACACAACTGTCACTGAAGATCAAAACAGGTAGCCACGACGAGGGTGCTTGCTCCCAAACCAAATCCGCAGCAACCACTGTCCCGGATGAGCCCTGGAACACGGCGAATGGTCCGCCGGCTTCGGAACCGAGCGGCGGACCCGTCACGGTCACGTTGAGCTGATCTACCGTGAACTGTGCCGAGTTGTCGGCGGAGAACGCCACCGCAGACTTCGCCGTCGTGATGGAGACGGTTCCCAGTGAAACATCTTGGGTCCTCTGGAGCCCGACAGCTCCGGTACCTGGACCTATTTCGGTGTCGATCACCGTGCAATCGCTCAGCGAAATCCCGGTAACCGGCGGGGTTGCAATAGATTCCACGAGAACCGACCAGTAAAGACAGTTGTTAACGGCAACGCCCGCTACCTCTAGGTCGAATCGGCTGAAAGTGTCGCCAGTCGACCCATTCGGTCTTGCGAGTACGTGCAGCCCTGTGTGAGAGTCCTCAACGGTGATCCCATCCAACTGCACACCGCGCGATGCCACATAATGCCACCCGGCGCCCGAGTCCGGCGATGCCGAGTCGACCATGACACCTGCTCCGTTTGATACTCCGTCGACCAGTACGGCAGCTACCGTTGATCGATTGACCCCCGCCAAACGCACTCCGTTTGCCGCACCGCCCGACACTTGGACGTCGGTGACATCGAAGTCGGTGTTCGACCACTCGGTCAACGCCGGGAAGGAAAAGGTCTCGGAAGCGCTGTCGAACTGGGCTTCTGGAGAGTAGTAAGTCACCAGTGCCAAACCGTCGTCACCAGTGTTTGTTGCTGAATACCTTTCGACGGTTCCACGTCGGCACGCGTTGAAATGGAGTCCGTCGGCCATGGTGTTCTCGACGTGAAGTCCGTCAACAGTGATGTCGGAAACGCCCATCATGATCACACCTGCCTGCGGACTCGACTCGACTCTGCAGTCGCTCAATGTCACCCAACTAACCGGCCTGCCGGGTCCGGTCCAACCATCGGGCACTGCCGACGTGTCCGATGCATATCCCACGACTCGGATTCCGTCGCCCATCGACCGCAGCGTCGGCTGGCTTGCCCACCGCACTGCCACGTTGTGAAGAGACACACGCTCCAGCGGACCACGCAGCACGATGCCATGGCTCGTGCCGGCGCCGTTGTCGTCCAGGTTGTCCATCAGAAGTTCGGCACCGGAGTCGAAGTCGATCGAAACGTCAGAGATCCCCACTATCGAGATAGCAGCGCCGCCTGCTGGATGACGCTGAGTAAAGCGGTACTGGCCGGACGGAAAAAGTAAGACGTCTCCGGATTTCAGTTCGGCAACGGCATTGCGAATGGCAATCGAGTCATCCTGTGTCCCATCACCAACCGCACCGAAATCGCGAACATCGATGACGTCACCGCCGCCCTCGACGCGGCGAACGGCGTTGAAGGATTCAGGCAGAGCGGCAGGCAGAGCCAACGCTGCCGGGAACATTCCGAGAAATTTGCGGCGCGACAGCGCCGACGACCAGTTAGCCAATGGGTACCTCACTCAGGAAGGAACATATCTTCTCGGCAGTAGCTGTTGACACGATCTCGGACTGGCGCCGCTTGACATGCAACTCTCCGCGCTGACTCAGCGACGCCCTGGCGGCTTCGTCGTCACAGTACTTCTTCACGAGTTCGGCCAAGGCTTCGGAATCATGCGGATCAAAATACTCTGCGCCGTCTCCGCACGTTTCCCTCAACACCGCGATGTCAGACGCCAGAACCGCGGTACCGGACGCCATTGCCTCGAGCGGCGGAAGACCGGCACCTTCGAAAAGTGAAGGCATAACCAATAAGTCCGCCTGAGCCACCAGAGCACGCAGACTGTCGAACGGAAGTCTGCCCGTTAGCTGCACACGTTCACCCAGGCCTGCCACAAGCTGGTTGATTCGGTCGTCGAGTGTCCTGAGTGACTCATCGCCACCAGCTATCACCAGTGTGTGTGGGATGGAATCCGAGATCGTCGCAAATGCATCCAGAAGTACCGGCAAGTTCTTGTGCCGCTTGATATTGCCGACATACAAAATGTAGGGGCGTTGAATTGGCGACGACGCCGGGTCGGCTTCAGAGAACCACACGTCGTCTACTGGGATCGGCGTCACCAGCACCTCGGATGAGGGTGCGATTGCAGCCATGGAACGGGCGGTGGCCTGGGACGGGGTGAAAATCGTTGCGGCCCGTCGCGCGCTGAGTTTCAGCATCGTCCACGCGTACGCGTTCTTGGCGCGATTCTGGTCGCTCAGCTTTTTGTCTTCGACATGGAGGGTGTCATGCACCGTGGAGAAGTATCGAACGTCCCGATTACGAGGAGACGTTAGTGCAAAAGGAAAGGGGTAGTGCGGAACCCACAGTGCCTGCGGACGGGTTGCCGACAATGCGTGACGCCACACGCGCTGTTCACGCATTGAATACATTCGGGCCTCGGCGGGATCCGCGAAAATCACACGGGTTTCTTCGCTGGTGTCAGGTGCCGCGTTTCGGTCGGCGAGGACGGCCAGCCTGAATCCACGTTCTTTCAGCACCTGCTCGAGCACAGGAATTTGGGTCCTGATGTAGGTGCCGATACCACTCTGACGAATATGTCGGGCATCGAACAACAGATCAACCGACTCGCCATCACGGCTCG
The nucleotide sequence above comes from Rhodococcus sp. KBS0724. Encoded proteins:
- a CDS encoding glycosyltransferase family 1 protein, with translation MDTPRAGQASRDGESVDLLFDARHIRQSGIGTYIRTQIPVLEQVLKERGFRLAVLADRNAAPDTSEETRVIFADPAEARMYSMREQRVWRHALSATRPQALWVPHYPFPFALTSPRNRDVRYFSTVHDTLHVEDKKLSDQNRAKNAYAWTMLKLSARRAATIFTPSQATARSMAAIAPSSEVLVTPIPVDDVWFSEADPASSPIQRPYILYVGNIKRHKNLPVLLDAFATISDSIPHTLVIAGGDESLRTLDDRINQLVAGLGERVQLTGRLPFDSLRALVAQADLLVMPSLFEGAGLPPLEAMASGTAVLASDIAVLRETCGDGAEYFDPHDSEALAELVKKYCDDEAARASLSQRGELHVKRRQSEIVSTATAEKICSFLSEVPIG
- a CDS encoding glycosyl hydrolase family 28-related protein; this encodes MANWSSALSRRKFLGMFPAALALPAALPESFNAVRRVEGGGDVIDVRDFGAVGDGTQDDSIAIRNAVAELKSGDVLLFPSGQYRFTQRHPAGGAAISIVGISDVSIDFDSGAELLMDNLDDNGAGTSHGIVLRGPLERVSLHNVAVRWASQPTLRSMGDGIRVVGYASDTSAVPDGWTGPGRPVSWVTLSDCRVESSPQAGVIMMGVSDITVDGLHVENTMADGLHFNACRRGTVERYSATNTGDDGLALVTYYSPEAQFDSASETFSFPALTEWSNTDFDVTDVQVSGGAANGVRLAGVNRSTVAAVLVDGVSNGAGVMVDSASPDSGAGWHYVASRGVQLDGITVEDSHTGLHVLARPNGSTGDTFSRFDLEVAGVAVNNCLYWSVLVESIATPPVTGISLSDCTVIDTEIGPGTGAVGLQRTQDVSLGTVSITTAKSAVAFSADNSAQFTVDQLNVTVTGPPLGSEAGGPFAVFQGSSGTVVAADLVWEQAPSSWLPVLIFSDSCVGGTPTNPEVSVGTVTTTPTKGEPVFVACR